One part of the Desulfonema ishimotonii genome encodes these proteins:
- a CDS encoding nitrogenase component 1: MFSEEKTEEYTATKNACKLCTPLGASLVFKGIQGAVPLLHGSQGCSTYIRRYLISHFKEPIDIACSNFAEDTAIFGGGANLRIALENILLQYAPEMVGIATTCLSETIGDDVPMFIREFKEMHRGEEMPPLVHISTPSYQGTHMQGFHGAVRATVEALATDQGADDRKANDQKANEKTRVNLFPGMLSPEDLRHLREILTDFGLGFTLLPDYSETLDGPLWTEYQRIPAGGTTVDAIGRTGSAAGSLEFGRVLAAEKNTAGKFLEKEFGVKCHSLGLPIGIGETDRFFKTLEFITGMPTPPRYAEARGRLTDALVDGHKYVSRVKAAVFGEEDLVVGIVSFLSEIGVIPVLCASGGRSGHMVGKIAEIIPDYENKGIRILEDADFVDIEAAAEEVKPDLFIGNSKGYTSARRLNAPLIRIGFPVHDRINGGRLLHVGYAGAQRLFDRIANTVIGKRQDDSSWGYTYM; the protein is encoded by the coding sequence ATGTTCAGCGAGGAAAAAACAGAAGAATATACGGCAACGAAGAATGCGTGCAAGCTTTGCACGCCGCTGGGGGCGTCCCTGGTGTTTAAAGGCATACAGGGCGCGGTTCCGCTGCTGCACGGATCCCAGGGATGTTCGACCTATATCCGCCGGTATCTGATCAGCCATTTCAAGGAGCCCATCGACATCGCCTGCTCCAATTTCGCCGAGGACACGGCCATTTTCGGCGGCGGGGCCAACCTCAGAATCGCCCTTGAGAATATCCTGCTCCAGTATGCCCCCGAAATGGTGGGCATCGCCACCACCTGTCTCAGCGAAACCATTGGCGACGATGTGCCCATGTTTATCCGGGAGTTTAAGGAGATGCACCGGGGGGAGGAGATGCCGCCCCTTGTCCACATCTCCACGCCCAGCTACCAAGGCACCCACATGCAGGGATTTCACGGCGCGGTCCGGGCCACAGTCGAAGCACTGGCCACTGATCAGGGGGCAGATGACCGGAAGGCTAATGACCAGAAAGCTAATGAAAAGACGCGGGTCAACCTATTTCCCGGAATGCTTTCGCCCGAGGATCTGCGCCATCTCAGGGAGATTCTGACGGATTTCGGACTCGGTTTTACCCTGCTGCCCGATTATTCCGAAACCCTGGACGGGCCGCTCTGGACCGAATATCAGCGGATTCCGGCAGGCGGCACGACCGTGGACGCCATAGGGCGGACGGGAAGCGCGGCAGGTTCGCTGGAGTTCGGCAGGGTGCTGGCGGCGGAAAAAAATACCGCCGGGAAGTTTCTGGAAAAGGAGTTTGGCGTGAAATGCCACAGCCTGGGCCTGCCCATCGGCATCGGGGAAACCGACCGGTTTTTCAAAACCCTGGAGTTCATCACCGGGATGCCGACGCCGCCCAGATACGCGGAAGCGCGGGGACGGCTGACAGACGCCCTAGTGGACGGGCACAAATATGTCAGTCGGGTGAAGGCGGCCGTCTTCGGCGAAGAAGATCTGGTGGTGGGCATAGTGTCGTTTCTCAGCGAAATCGGCGTGATTCCCGTCCTCTGTGCCTCCGGCGGCAGAAGCGGCCACATGGTCGGTAAGATCGCCGAGATTATCCCGGATTACGAAAACAAGGGGATTCGGATTCTTGAGGACGCCGACTTTGTGGACATCGAAGCGGCTGCCGAAGAAGTGAAGCCGGACCTTTTTATCGGCAACAGCAAGGGCTATACCTCGGCCCGGCGACTCAACGCACCCCTGATCCGAATTGGCTTTCCGGTCCACGACCGCATCAACGGCGGACGGCTGCTCCATGTGGGGTATGCCGGGGCACAGCGGCTTTTTGACCGGATCGCCAACACGGTTATTGGAAAGAGACAGGATGATTCCTCCTGGGGATATACATATATGTAG